The following proteins are co-located in the Colletotrichum lupini chromosome 4, complete sequence genome:
- a CDS encoding SNF2 family domain-containing protein: MDDDPAATQARDKEALRNLANELLDLEGERDFRQAIAESLADGNPRDYEKALREYESAAKTIDSKTLEKQRLEQRIRAAKNSARQSTRDATFGEDANMRAARDRWGVANVPYRPSPGSQNASQEPSKNAYAMPNSGSALAGSASWNPFEPPVPNLGSSTSHISPFNKKRAFGSGYESLGQANSGRNKSQRIDDSSQVIDLTGDDDDVHTSFMSRSKQAEAQERGRRMASMVRTPRSFSQANSYDARPPYPPPVVRHPPGAYGTGYANGLNPSIGIPQGYASASSSSSMASTPGGDFMPRMPGSYIDEDDMNLGFTPASQMMNRQLANRNGYPFGNRSSLSTSDVINRANNYNFMDLTDGSGNPLDARVVSLMEDINNDPRRSKEEVEALLRNVHAGMDIPEEDREGTPEAMRYPLYAHQRVALTWMKRQEKGTNKGGILADDMGLGKTISVLSLMVSQKSTKPTCKTTLIVAPLSLIRQWEDEIKKKLKSGPPHALTVYIHHSTQKTKAQELMKYDVVLTTYGTLVSDRKKYAAWLKDLDGRPALTKTDPNLASSVSLFHPDYSKFYRIVLDESQQIKNHKAQAAGAASHLQSEHRWCLSGTPMMNGVDELYSLYRFLRIKPYSDWSKFRGAFGVLFGKKGDPQAQAMRNLQVLLKATLLRRTKTSQIDGKPILQLPEKTEEVVYAELDEDERKFYTDLETKSQVQINKYLRKGTLGKHYSHVLVLLLRLRQTCCHPHLLLEADDAVPEVDDDMLSRVRTLSRAVVQRLTEKSRALESADAINEGFECPICYDMMPDPTIPLPCGHELCAGCLKQHVDNARRENIRNGEDEGQVKCAVCRGTLDPTNIITFSAFKKVYMPDEAASGSSEDEESEGSVWSSDDDEEEEEEQDDADADDADKNGDLKGFVVPDAYANISDDEDELSGSPAPKPKATEPKKRKSKGKMKAAKSSSKESKKRLKKIKGSQLATLRKNAKKNAGAWQDYTKYLSHHWLASSKTRACVELLKKIQETGEKTIIFSQWTMLLDLLQVAIRKQGLNIKHCRYTGEMSMAQRDDTAFTFSNDPSMKVMMVSLRAGNAGLNLVAASQVIIMDPFWNPYIEMQAVDRAHRIGQQKPVKVHRILTQQTVEDRIVQLQEKKRATVDAALDEREGAKLAGLSMTELRFLFNL, from the exons ATGGACGACGACCCGGCTGCCACCCAGGCCCGGGACAAGGAGGCACTTAGGAACCTCGCCAACGAACTCCTGGACCTCGAGGGTGAACGAGACTTTCGACAAGCCATCGCCGAATCTCTCGCCGACGGGAACCCGCGAGACTACGAGAAGGCTCTCCGAGAATACGAATCGGCTGCGAAAACGATTGATAGCAAGACACTCGAGAAGCAGCGACTGGAACAGCGGATTCGGGCGGCCAAGAACTCTGCGCGCCAGTCAACGAGAGACGCTACATTCGGAGAAGACGCAAACATGAGAGCGGCTAGGGACCGCTGGGGAGTTG CCAACGTCCCCTACAGACCATCTCCCGGGTCCCAAAACGCCTCTCAGGAACCTTCGAAAAACGCATACGCCATGCCTAACTCGGGTTCCGCTCTTGCCGGCTCAGCTTCCTGGAACCCTTTTGAACCGCCTGTGCCCAATCTAGGTAGTTCGACAAGTCATATCAGTCCGTTCAACAAGAAGAGAGCATTTGGTTCCGGATATGAGTCTCTTGGCCAGGCCAACTCAGGCCGGAACAAGTCTCAGCGCATAGATGATTCGTCTCAAGTCATCGACCTTACTGG GGACGATGATGATGTACACACATCGTTCATGTCGCGCTCAAAGCAAGCGGAGGCACAGGAACGAGGTCGTAGAATGGCCTCAATGGTACGCACTCCTCGCAGTTTCTCTCAGGCCAATTCATACGACGCCAGgcctccttatcctcctccTGTGGTCCGCCATCCCCCAGGCGCATATGGCACTGGATATGCCAATGGGCTCAATCCCAGCATTGGCATTCCCCAGGGATATGCCAGCGCGAGCTCTTCTTCGAGTATGGCTTCAACCCCTGGCGGAGATTTTATGCCCCGGATGCCGGGTTCTTACATCGACGAGGACGACATGAACCTTGGCTTCACGCCGGCTAGCCAGATGATGAACCGTCAGCTAGCCAATCGGAATGGATATCCTTTCGGCAACAGATCTTCTCTCAGCACCTCTGATGTGATCAATAGAGCTAACAACTACAACTTCATGGACCTTACCGACGGCTCCGGAAACCCGCTGGATGCTCGCGTTGTCTCCTTGATGGAGGACATCAACAATGACCCTCGCAGATCCAAAGAGGAAGTGGAGGCACTTCTGCGGAATGTGCACGCCGGCATGGACATCCCCGAAGAAGATCGGGAGGGAACTCCTGAAGCCATGAGATACCCTCTTTATGCGCACCAGAGAGTTGCGTTGACATGGATGAAGCGCCAAGAGAAGGGCACTAACAAGGGAGGTATTTTGGCCGATGACATGGGCCTGGGAAAGACGATTTCTGTTCTGTCCCTCATGGTGTCACAAAAGTCGACCAAACCAACATGCAAG ACCACTTTGATTGTGGCCCCGTTATCCCTGATTCGACAGTGGGAAGATGAGATCAAGAAGAAGCTCAAGAGTGGCCCGCCTCATGCCTTGACGGTATACATCCATCACAGCACTCAAAAGACGAAAGCCCAAGAGTTGATGAAGTACGATGTCGTCCTGACCACCTATGGGACCCTCGTCTCGGACAGGAAGAAGTATGCTGCTTGGCTCAAGGACTTGGATGGACGTCCTGCGTTGACCAAGACCGACCCCAACTTGGCAAGCTCTGTCTCCCTGTTCCATCCAGACTACTCGAAGTTTTATCGCATCGTTCTGGACGAAAGCCAACAGATCAAGAATCACAAGGCGCAGGCGGCTGGGGCCGCTTCCCACCTGCAAAGCGAGCATCGTTGGTGCCTATCCGGTACACCGATGATGAACGGCGTCGACGAGCTCTATTCCCTCTACAGATTCCTGAGAATCAAGCCATACAGCGACTGGTCTAAGTTCCGCGGCGCCTTTGGAGTGCTCTTCGGGAAGAAAGGTGACCCTCAGGCCCAAGCGATGAGAAACTTGCAAGTTCTCCTCAAGGCGACTCTCTTACGCCGGACCAAGACCTCGCAAATTGATGGAAAGCCCATTTTGCAACTTCCGGAGAAAACCGAGGAGGTGGTTTACGCAGAGTTGGACGAGGACGAGCGCAAGTTCTACACTGATCTAGAGACCAAGTCGCAGGTGCAGATCAACAAGTACCTGCGAAAGGGTACTCTCGGCAAGCACTATTCTCATGTATTGGTGTTACTTCTCCGCCTTCGTCAGACTTGCTGTCACCCACATTTACTTCTTGAAGCAGACGATGCAGTGCCTGAAGTCGATGACGATATGCTCAGTCGCGTCAGAACTTTATCTAGAGCGGTTGTTCAACGCCTCACTGAGAAGTCTCGCGCTCTCGAGAGTGCTGACGCCATCAATGAGGGCTTTGAGTGCCCAATTTGCTACGACATGATGCCCGACCCGACTATTCCACTACCCTGCGGGCACGAACTCTGTGCGGGATGTCTCAAGCAGCACGTTGACAACGCTAGGCGTGAGAACATTAGAAATGGCGAAGACGAAGGCCAGGTCAAGTGCGCTGTCTGCAGAGGCACGTTAGACCCGACGAACATAATCACCTTTTCAGCTTTCAAGAAGGTCTACATGCCTGATGAAGCTGCTAGCGGAAGCTCTGAGGATGAAGAGTCTGAAGGCTCCGTTTGGAGTAgcgatgatgatgaggaagaagaagaggagcaaGACGATGCCGATGCAGATGACGCCGACAAGAACGGCGATCTCAAAGGCTTCGTCGTTCCTGATGCTTACGCTAACATTAGTGATGATGAGGACGAGCTGTCAGGGTCTCCAGCGCCAAAGCCCAAGGCGACCGAGCCCAAGAAGAGGAAGTCAAAGGGCAAAATGAAGGCTGCAAAGTCTTCAAGTAAGGAGTCGAAGAAGAGACTTAAGAAGATTAAGGGCAGCCAGTTGGCAACGCTTCGAAAAAATGCCAAGAAGAATGCTGGTGCCTGGCAGGACTACACAAAGTACCTGAGTCACCATTGGCTTGCTTCATCCAAGACGAGAGCTTGTGTGGAACTTCTCAAGAAGATTCAGGAAACAGGCGAGAAAACAATCATTTTCTCCCAGTGGACTATGCTGCTGGATCTTTTGCAGGTCGCGATCAGAAAGCAAGGTCTAAACATCAAGCATTGCCGTTACACAGGAGAGATGTCGATGGCGCAGCGTGATGACACTGCTTTCACTTTCTCGAACGATCCGAGCATGAAGGTCATGATGGTGTCGCTGCGCGCCGGAAACGCTGGTCTCAACCTTGTCGCGGCTTCGCAGGTCATCATTATGGATCCTTTCTGGAATCCGTACATTGAGATGCAAGCCGTTGATAGAGCTCACCGCATTGGCCAGCAAAAGCCTGTGAAGGTGCACCGAATTCTGACTCAACAAACGGTTGAAGATCGTATCGTCCAGCTTCAGGAGAAGAAAAGGGCGACGGTGGATGCAGCTTTGGACGAGCGTGAGGGTGCGAAGTTGGCTGGCCTCAGCATGACTGAACTGCGTTTCCTTTTCAATCTTTGA